The sequence CTGACTGCATTTCTGGGAACCTACCGGAATGGAAGCATAGAGGAAGCCTGTAAGTACACCATTAAATGCTGCTGCTTGTATAACAAACCAAGGGGCTCTCTTAGTCTGAGTGGGTCTTGAGCCTTGTACTGTTCAAAGAAGAAGAGGGCTTACTACTGTTTAGTCAGAAAACCAGGAGTATGGGAGAGATCCACAGCTGCATAGCAATGATTGCACCTGCTCTGCCCAAGTCAGTCTTGGGTCAGACAATTCACTTTTCCAGCAGCTAgagcaaggaaatcaagctgatACAAATTTTAACTAGGCATCGAAGCTCCCTTCTGCAGCATGCCTTCAGGCTACTAGCTACAAGGGAACAAATGGGTATTAGCTGCAGTCTGCCTAGGGGACCTAAGGAGGGTCAACTGTAAATAGGAGAAAGGATAAATTAAAATGATAGAAAACCCTTTAAAAAGCAAAGCAATGAACATGGACTATATCAAGTGTTCAGTTGCCTTAGACATAGGTGGTAGCTCTACGGTGCATGGTTTTGATTTTCCAGCTAAATAGCTACTAACCTGGCTCTAGTTTAACCTCAGCAAATGTGATTATCCCAACCCGGGAACAACTGCATATGACTCAAATACTGCCTACTCCAACATGGTACTTTCAATAGCTGCTGTACCTGCAATCATTAGCCCTGTGAAGTACCTGTCCCACAGCAAACTGGTCATAGTTTAGAATGCGCTCTCTCTTATTTGGAACGGCCTTCGCTGAGCTCTCAGCACAACTACAGCCAGGCTCAAAGTAATGTCACTTGCCTCTCAGTGCTAAaattaaccaatttattaaaACCATACACCGCTTCTACTGCTCTCCCAGCTTCCTGCTGGGGAAAGAAATGCAGTTTTATTTTCGGTTTCACACATCACCACAGTCCACTGTAGAATACAAAATTTCTCCCCTGTAACTTACTGAATAAGAGAATGTACAGAGAAGCAAACAAAGGAATAATTCATCTGCATATATTTCAGATGGAGAGGCCTGTAAGATTTCATCCTTAGAATGAAGAGTTCTGAAAGCCATGTCTATACTTGTTTTGGCAGCACAGCTGTCTCAGGAGGGTGGGgttttgtggtggttttttttttttaaaaaataccaaacaCAAAGCTAGCTTTCAAAAGTAGTTTCTGGCCATGTTGTGCTTACTACAGGCAGCCTGAGTAATTTGAGAATAGCTGCTGCTGTAGTAAGCAACACAGTCCAATGGACAGAGAAACAGGAGTGCTATATGTTCTATCCCACCTCTGAATCTGACTTAGGGTGATCTAGGCTTAGAGTATCTGGCTGTGTCCCCCTTTTCACAGAGGGAGAAACGGTTTGTAAAGCAGTCTACAGCTACAGCTAAAAAATACTAATGCTTGGTAGTTTTATGACAGCTTGAGGATGTGCAGCAGACAAATGTAGAGAGATGCAAGAAAGGTTTCAAGGTAGAAAATTCATTAAGGTCAAACCCACTGAGGCACTTAGTTTTGGAAAAGCGGGTGAGGGCAAGTAATACTAATGTGAATGACAGTACAAAAGTAACACTACAATGAATGACGTAGATAATGTCTCCCCCTCTACCAACTGTAAGCATTCTATTATGGAGAGATGACCAGCACACTTCACATCAGCACCACCTTCAGTTCAGGATTGCCTTAACATACTTTAAAAGAGAGGGAGCAAGTCTACCTGTTTCCTAATCCACAATCAACCTTAGAGCAAAAGCATGGCCTCCAAACCCATGACAATAAAACTGTACTCTTAAGTTTATCTGCCCCTCACTGGATCACTTCCACCAAATGGCCAGAGCTAGGGTTGGCTACAACTGCTTCAAACCCAAAAGGTTTGAGTCCGTATTCTTAGTGGGAACTCATGGAGATGAGCAAATGTATAGTGTGGGAGGAGAATATTTTCCCAACTGTAACTTCTTAGAAAGAACTGATAAGGGGAATCATCATCAGGGAATAACGAATCCAAAACAGGGATTGTGGCTGCTTTTCCACTGAAGTAGAAGTCAGTCAAAGCCCTGAGCATTTTCttgatggggagggaggaatattTAACAAAATCCTAACCAAGGATTTAtttgctgctgccactgccttctcctctccctttcccactGTTGTCAGTGTGGGACTAGAGTACCAGTGAACAATCGTACACAGTAGGAAAAGTTTGTGTTAATGTGATGGAAGACGTGTTTCAATTTAACAATACATGCTTGAATCTTGTATCCCTATTGATCTCAACTTAGTAGAAAATGATTTCTCCTCCCCCGGCCTGTAAAAAACTATTCTTCTCCAGTCCCAGTATGAGTATCTAGTACAGGAAACTTTTACGATGGGGTGAGAAGAACGCATTTCACAATTTGCATACTAATATCCAGAATGCACAGGGAAATGTACTCCAATCTTAACCTAAAGCTGAGGCTAGTTTTAGCACCCACTCTGAGACTAAAGAGAGGGGGGCTCTCCTGTCTGTCTCAAATTTGCCAAGCATAAAAGTATATTACCTTAGGGACAAAATTTCACTGTCACTAGTGAGATGATAGCAGCCCCTAGCCATAAGAACAGCCTGCAAGGAccatgcaggggaaggaggcagcagcagctctttgTAAACTAGTAAAGGGGCCTACCACACGGGTGTGGATAAAGTTAAGTAACAGAAGAATAGAGTAACACCTTCCACAGAGGAGAACTAGACATTGAACAACAAAAGCCCCACTGTGGTTGGGGTAGTTTCTACTTATTGGACTCGTATCATTTTAAATGCTTCTGATTTTAGTAAGTTAAATAGAAGTTAAACGGGAAATTGTATCATGTCTCTGACACGAGTAATAGTGGGGTCCTTCCTATAAAATATCTACAGCAGAGAGCTCTCGAGAAGGGAGGTAAGAGAAGGAAGCTATGGCAAGGAAAACAGCAATGTCACTCTATTGTAACTGCACcctcgcaaaaaaaaaaaaaaaaatctatgcagCATGAGGCAATACTTGCTAGGACGAGACTGCACACTCACTGCACAGCAATGAGGATCCCAACCAGAGCACCTAGAAGTGTCTGGGAAAAGAACTAGTTCAATTTTACAACAAAGACTTCTAAGGCCAGCCTGCTACAATTTTTATGGAGTAAAAGTAGCCCAGCTTATATACAGGGATGTGATCGACAGAGCCCAAAATTCCTGAGCTAAGCAGGTTCCTTCCACAGTAATGGGCACCAGCTTTAATAACCCTTTCCCCACCATTCTCTGTTCCTCAGAAAAAATCCCTCAACTCAAACCTCTACAAGCCTATCTACAAAACCCACCCTATCTCAAGATTAGAGTGCAAAATTCGTGGACTACTGGGTTTTGTCAACTGCCAGCATTTTGGGGTGGGAAGGGACAGGAACAGAGATACAAATTCATTTCACTTGAAAATAAAAAGCTCAAGACAAAAAGGAATACACTATTCTCAGCCCAATTATTAGTAAAAGACAGGTCCATTATATCCTAGGCAGCAAGTAAGATAGTCAGAAATAAAATAGGTTGTCTTATGCTTTAAAAATTGTACGTTATGGTTTCATTTTCACTTTATCCCAAGTTCCTTTTCACCTACTTCCATCTATCCCGAGCCAGCATATACACCGAAAGAAAACCAGTTTTACCTAGGGAATCAAAGACCATGTCCATAAAGCTGCAGTACACACATGCATTCATATACGCACACACTCTATGAAACAGGAACACGCGTGGTTGATCTGGGCCAACTAATGCACATGGTAATACTTTAAAGATTTCACTTATAAATTTTAAGAACAAAGGTTGTGACGAAGGGGGCtagaatttttttccaaagtaACTTTATTATCATTTACTGAATCTGCAAAGTATTTAGGAACATTTACCAATTATTTCTGCATAGTGCGCAAAACTTGCATTAGGAAACTACACCACGCTGGCTCCCAGAATGTCATTCACCCTAGGGCCAGAAGCCACAGGCAAAcaacaaaggaaatatttaatGCTGTTTGGTTTAGTTACTAGCATCAGTTACTTTGAATATCAAGGATTCTGGCAGTTTGTCATAACCAAGGCTGAGTTAAGACTAAATACGCTCTGTACTTAACTCATGCAAGAAAATATAGAACTGCAGCCCAAGATAAGGACAAAGCAACCATTTAACCTTTGATTTCACAGGTGATGTCAGCCTCACAGTGTTCTGAATTCCATTATAAATCCTGGGTAGTCATATTTTATCCACTAAATAAGCACTAGCATCAAGACCTTATGAAAATGGCACAGTGACCCAAATGAGAGTCATGCTCTCTGGTGACTGATCTGTGGCAGTAACGTGGGATGCACAAGAGGGAGCCAAAGGTTCTCTCAGACCAGCAAACAGTAGTGTATCTCCTCCACACTCCCATAGCACAGAGGTGGAGGCCTGTGCATCTCTCCCACCAACATCAGAGCACTCAGAGAAAACAGATATATAGAGGCAGCATCTTTACAAGATGGGGCTTCAGGAAGCATAAGGGGCTAAACAGGTGTGAGAAAAGAGGTATAGTATGAGCACTCTCCCAGCTAGGGTTTAGAAGGAACCTAGGAGGTTAGGAGAAATGCAGTACCTGAGAGGAAGCTGAGACAAAAGGGAGACCAGCATCATGCTACAGGATTAAGGTGGCTGGtttattttgtatgtttgtttttaagagagTCTAAGGGGCACAAAGGGAAGTGACAAGACAGGGTAGCTGCAACAACAGCTCAGTCAGGGAAGCTAAAAATTCCAGGGGTTAGCAGCAACCGgccctctcctgcccctggaATTTTCTGTTCCAGTTTCCAGTATACAAGCACCCCCTTTCCTCAGCACTTGTGCTCGGTTCTGAAATTTGCagaactgatatttttaaaataccccTGTACTTTAAtcaggacaaaaacaaaaacagtctcCACTCCAATTCTACTAAAAAACATGATTGTCCATAGCCTTAGCCTTATCAAATAACCTCACCCCATCACCGTTTAAGTTATACAAATGTCCAATTAACAGCAGGCAGCTGAACCTTTAGTTAATGCAACTAAAAAATTTGGATCCcactttctcccccctcctcagcAAGAGAGCCCCATTACTTCTTTCTCAGCGCCACTGCTACTCCCACTGCCACAGCCAGAATAGCTACTGCAGCAGCCCCACCATACAGCAGTATAGATTTGCCTTCTGGCAACAGGATGGGTTTCTCCTCTCCAGCTGGGGATTTCTCTTCCATTTCTTTCGAatggctctccttccccactttcATTCCCCCTTCTGGAGGCAGTATTTTCTCAGGTTCTGGTGCAGACTTTTCTTCTGATGGGGTTGGTTTCTGTACAGGTTTACTCAACATGGGGATTTCTGGTTCAACAGGCTCCTCAGCCACCTCTCCCTCTTCCTCATGTTCTGTAAGCAAAGGTGCAGAAGGGATTGCTTTTTCAACAGCCACAATCTCAGCTTCAGACTTCATCTCCAGCAAAGAAGGGGATTCCAGGAACCCCTCCTGTGCAGTCTCAGTCTCCAGGGCCACCGATGACACTGCCGCTTCCTCTATCCCCTCTGGTATCTCCTCCTTCTCCACATGAACAATGTCAGAGTTGGAAGAGTTATTTTCGCTCCTTTCTTCACCGCCTCCATTGCTGTCTAAGCTCTTTACCTCTTCAGGATCCATAGCCACCTGCTGCCAGGACTCAGGTCCAAGAGATACCGGCAAGCTCTCTGTGTGCCAGCTCTGGCTAGCTGACAAAGAGACAGGCAGGCTCTCCGACTGCCAAGACGTAGTCACTGTGGGAGACTCTGGGGGGCTCACCTGTCCAGAGTTTCCGCTGGTTAGGATGTAGATGTCATTGCTGTCCTCTGCAATTGCATGGTATTCCTCCTCTTCAGAATCCAGACTAAAGACAGTACCCTGGAAGAAAGGCAGAGAACACACCAGATCAGTAAAGAACAGCAGAGTTCACAGCACATCCTCCCAAACAACAGCTCCATGGAAGAGCAACACAGGCTGGTAGCATCACAAGGCTCTGCAACAAGATCAGCTGGCCTTTGCCAAGGG is a genomic window of Natator depressus isolate rNatDep1 chromosome 1, rNatDep2.hap1, whole genome shotgun sequence containing:
- the BCL2L13 gene encoding bcl-2-like protein 13 isoform X1, whose product is MASSTAVPVGFHYETKYVVLSYLGLLSQEKPQEQHPPSTPGPQQSVIPQALEKEVLEKLKTEIEEELKHLDEEILEAFTSTGFDCHTSPVFSPANPESSIEDCLAHLGEKVSQELKEPLHKALQILLSKPVTYQEYRERTLETDSHASGWSKVLVPLVLLQQFLMELTKRGQEPLGALLQFGVTYLEDYAADYIIQQGGWGTVFSLDSEEEEYHAIAEDSNDIYILTSGNSGQVSPPESPTVTTSWQSESLPVSLSASQSWHTESLPVSLGPESWQQVAMDPEEVKSLDSNGGGEERSENNSSNSDIVHVEKEEIPEGIEEAAVSSVALETETAQEGFLESPSLLEMKSEAEIVAVEKAIPSAPLLTEHEEEGEVAEEPVEPEIPMLSKPVQKPTPSEEKSAPEPEKILPPEGGMKVGKESHSKEMEEKSPAGEEKPILLPEGKSILLYGGAAAVAILAVAVGVAVALRKK